The genomic region TACTTAGAATCAAAACAAGAACAGGAAATAAACGATTTTGAAGAGTTTGAAGATTAGATGAACTATTTGGAAAGGATTTCTAATTTGACCTGAACTTCAGAAAACCATTTACAATGAACAACCAAACCAACGAACAAGCTTTAGAAGCTGCTATTCAAAAATGCTTAACCGGGGTTTCACTAGAAACACTCAAAGAAGAAGGCACTTCAGTTGCAGAAGCTAATGCAGTATATAGAACAAGAAACGGGTATTATAATGGAGACCGTTCGCATTTTGATTCAAAATATGCACTAGATACCGAGCGGTTTTGGGATTTTCTAGAAAGCACACAGGAAGAAGAACTCAATAAACTCAAACGTAGTAACGATTGGAAACTTAAAATCTTGCAACGTTTGGATCGCATTGTCAAAAAACAAGGGGTTCTGCACGTACTCAAAAAGGGTTTGGGAGTTGATGATGCACATTTTACCTTATTGTTTCCATTACCTTTAGGAAGTAGCAGTGCAAGAGTTGCTAAAGATTTCGACAGTAACCAATTTAGCGTAACCCGCCAAGTGCCGTATTCAGAAAGTAATCCGCGGGAAGAAATTGATATGGTAATTTTTGTCAATGGTTTACCGCTAATTACCCTTGAACTCAAAAATCAATGGACAGGTCAAAATGCACGCTTACACGGTCAAAACCAATACCGTAAGCAGCGTGATCCCAAAGAACCTTTACTCAATTTTGGACGCTGTCTTGTACATATGACCGCCGATACCGATGAAGTATTTATGACGACCAAGCTCAACAGCACAGATACATTTTTCTTACCTTTTAATCAGGGTTATGAAAATGGTAAAGGCAACCCGCCTAATCCTTTTGGTCATAAAACAGCCTATTTATGGGAAGAGGTATTTAAGCCAAAAAGCATAGCCAATATTATTCAGCACTTTGTGCGCTTAGATGGGAAGTCTAAAGACCCTATAAATAAACGTACTTTATTTTTTCCTAGATACCATCAAATGCGTGTGGTACGAAAAATTATGGCACACGTGAGCGAAAATGGAACGGGCTTCCGTTACCTTATTCAACATTCTGCTGGTTCGGGAAAATCAAATTCTATTACCTGGGCAGCTTACCAGTTGATAGAAGCCTATCCAGAAAACGAACAGGCGGCCGGTAAAAAAGCAATCGACAAACCTATTTTTGATTCTGTTATTGTCGTAACCGATAGACGTTTATTGGATCGACAGATTCGTGAAAACATTCGCAGTTTTTCGGAAGTCAAAAATATTGTAGCCCCTGCTTATTCCAGTCGGGGCCTGAAAGATAGCTTGGAGCAAGGTAAAAAGATCATTATTACTACGATTCAAAAATTCCCTTTTATCGTGGAAGGCATTTCTGATTTAAGTGATAAACGTTTTGCCGTGATTATTGATGAAGCACACAGTTCTCAATCGGGCACCACGGCAGATAACCTAAACCGGGCTATTGGGCAAGAATCAACCGAAGCAGAAGCCGAAGATGTTCAAGATAAAATAGCGCAAGTGATGCAATCCCGAAAGATGCAAACCAATGCTTCTTATTTAGCCTTTACAGCAACACCCAAAAACAGTACATTAGAAAAGTTTGGAATGCCACAAGAAGATGGCAGTTTTGAGCCTTTCGATTTGTATGCAATGAAACAAGCCATAGAAGAAGGTTTTATTTTAGACGTACTGAACAATTATACCACATTTAAAAGCTATTACCGTTTGACGAAGTCGGCAGAAGAAAATCCGATATTCGATACCAAAAAAGCCCAAAAGAAATTAAAAGCCTTTGTGGAAAAAGACCAGCAAACCATAGACACCAAAGCTGAAGTGATGCTGGATCATTTCACTAAGCATTTTGTGCAAAAGAAAAAATTAAAAGGAAAAGCCAAAGCGATGTTCGTGACTCAAAGTATTGAGTCTGCTGTTCGATATTTCAAAGCTATTCAACGTTTGTTGGAAGAGCGGGGAAACCCGTTTGGAGCCATCTGCGCTTTTTCAGGAGAAAAAGAAGTAGACGGCATTTCCTTAACCGAAGAATCCGTCAACAATCTACCTGCACATTTAGATACTGCCAAGTCATCTGATCCTGATTATATTCAGGACAAGATTGCGCGTTATTTTGATATGGACCATTACCGTATTTTGGTAGTCGCCAATAAATACCTCACAGGATTTGACCAACCAAAACTCTGCGCAATGTATGTAGATAAAAAACTGCAAGGCGTACTGGCTGTTCAAGCCTTATCTCGGTTAAACCGTTCTGCTCCAAAACTGGGAAAAAAGACAGAAGATATTTTTGTGTTGGACTTTTTCAATGACAAAGAGGATATAAAAAAAGCTTTTGACCCTTATTATACGGTAGCAACGTTAAGTAGTGCAACAGATGTAAATGTATTGCACGATGCTAAAATGATTCTGGATGAAGAAGGTGTTTACGAATGGTCTGAAGTGGAACTGTTCAACGACTTATTCTTTTCAAATGCAGATACGGAAACCTTGGGAGCCGCTTTGAGCAAACCTCAAGCCCGTTTTGATGTGGAATTGCAGTTAGAGCAAAAGCAAAAGGCGGATTATAAAATCAAAGCGCGGCAGTTTGTTAAAATTTATGGACAAGTGGCAGCACTATTGGATTTCAATAATCCGGAATGGGAAATGCTCTATTGGTTCCTAAAGTTCCTTATCCCTAAAATGATTGTCAAAGACCCCGATGAAGACGACTTGGACAAATTATTGGATGCCGTTGACTTAGCAACGTATGGGTTGGAACAGCGTGATAAAATAGGGGTGAAAATAGGTTTGGATGAAAGTGATTCAGAACTCGATCCGCAGAACTCAAGTATTCGCGGTGCTCACGGAGAAAATGAAGAAGATGAACTAGAAGCAATTATCAAAACTTTTAACGAACGTTATTTTCACGGTTGGGATGCTACCCCCGAGGAGCAAAGAGTTAAAATGCTAAGCTTGCAGAAATTTGTAGAAGCTCATCCAGACTTCGAAGAAAAGGTTAAACAAAACCCAGACGAGCAAAATAGCGATATTGCTTTACGTCGCATTATTCAGGAAGTGTTATCCAGACAAAGAAAAAATGAACTGGAACTCTATAAATTGCACACCCAAGATAGCGCCTTTCAACAAGCGTTTTTCGATACGCTGAAACGGATGGTTCAATTGGATGTACCGACAAATAAATGAAATCTAAAGTAATATCACATATTGGAAAGCGAGAAACCAATCAAGATCGAATATTGGCTGAGAAAATTGGTACTGATTCCTATCTCTATATAGTTGCAGACGGAATGGGAGGATATGATAATGGTGACATCGCTGCGGAAATGATTATTGATAGCTTGACTACTTTCCTATCCAATAGCGATCAATTTAACGTAAATGTCATCCAAAAGGCCATAAACAAAGCAAACTTAGCTTTACGCCAATACCAAGAACAACATCAATCAAAACTTGGATCTACCCTTGGCGGAATACTAATCTCAAAAAAAACCGCTAAGACGTTTTGGGTGGGAGATGTGAAAATTCTTCATTATTCAAAAGGTAAACTTTGCTTTGAAAGCAAATCACATAATCTGAGTAGTGAGCTCTCTGAAACTGACAATTCAAATGGTAGGGTAAATTTATCTAAATATAACCATCTTGTTACCCGTTCTATTCAAGGTGATGTTAAGAAATCTTTGCCTTCCTACCAAGAACTTCTATTGAATAAAGAAGACAAATTGTTTATTTGTTCGGATGGAGTCCACAACATCATCGATTCCCATACCTTACAATTCTTGTTCAATAATGAGGACTCAACCGATTCTCTGATAGATACTATTGAGCAAAGACTTCAAAAAGAAGCGAATGATAATGCTAGTTTAATTTTGATAGAAGGTTTTGATTGAGGTAAATTACATTCCTCAAAAATAAGTTAAAAATTTTCGGGACACAGTGCTTCCCGAATTCAAAAACCCCATAACAATAATTAAATTTACTACTCAAATATAGACCTCGCTTCTTCATAAATCCGCTCAAAATTAGTTTCCAGATCAGTCTGAGAAAACTGCTTTGATTCTTCAGGTAATCCCCTTTTAATCTTGGCTAATTTAAATTGTACTTTTTTGTCTTCTCCATCGGCGTAGGTTATAAATTCCCCTTGTTTTAAACGAAAGAAAACATCCGCCCTGATTTTTGGAATTTCTTTTTCACCAGTAGTAATCCGTGTATCAAAATCAAGGTTATGCCCACGGCTCACACTCTTTGTTGGGTCTTTTATAATCTCAAAAAAACGTTCATAATATTTTGCGGTGTCCGGGTCGTTGACCTTTCCAAAAAATTGATAGGAAAGATTGCTCAATATCGCCTTGCTTGCCTTATCTCCGTACATCATATCGTTCTGGATCTTATCCTGCATCACATAGACCGTAGAAATATTATAGCTCCGCAATGTTGCCGGAATACGATGCATATTCAATAATCGAATGGTAGGCGCTTCTTCCATAAGTAAAAAAGACGGTCTCTGACCGCGCACGCTCATTTGTTTGATGATAGTGTGGACAATAGTAGCAATCACCGGTGAATACGAAGTCTCAAATTTTGGATTGTTCACAATTGAAATTACCGCTGGATTTTCTTCACTATTGATATTGAGTGGGACTTCATCTGCCGACAAGGCCATAAAAATCCGTTGGGTACTGATACGCTTGAGTGCATTGGCCAAGGTACTTTTTACCCCAGCGGTCTGCCGTTCCGAATCCTTACCACTAATAAATGCATCTGCCATAGCCCGTGATGTCGTGTTAGTTTCCAAAAACTTTATCAGGCTATCGGTGTCCAGATACTGATAAATGGCAATTAAATGTGGCAGAGTGCAGAATTGGGGATAGGTCGTTTTGAGTTTCCAAATGAGTCCACCTATCAAACCTTCCGCAGCATCATTGAAAAATTTAGTTGTACCGCTTGTTCCCGATTCCCGTTGCTCCAGTAAGTTCTCGATAATTACCCGGGAAACCTCATTCACGCTTTCCTCATTCTCTAAATAGCGTGGAGCAATGGGATTAACTCGATGGATGATTCTATCAAAGGAAATCACCTTAAATGGAACATCCCCTTCCTTAAAAAGCGGATACGCCATTTCCGTCAGTTCAAAATCCTTATAATCGTGAATAATTCCACAAAAACCTTCTTTCCGGAAATGCTTTAAGAATCCATACACTACACTTTCGGTCTTTCCGCTTCCCGCAGAACCGATGATGGATGCCCCACGTTTAATATTATCCAGTTTGAAATCTCCGTTGGTAGTTTTAAAATCAACTTGGTACCTATGGTTACTATTTTTTGAGTTTTCCCTTTTATGCAAGAAAACATACAATGATGTGTTGATTAGCAAAAGCGGACAGGCCACATTCAACAATACTAAAATCAAATTATTGGAAGCTTGTAAAAAATAAGACAGTGCAAACAACAACAGGTTGTTTACCCAAAATGCATAGTTGGAAATCTTATACCCACCAAAAAACAACGCACTGGTCAGCCCAATGATGGAAAGAACGGTAAAGAGATGATCTACATACATACTATTTGAATTAAATTAAATACCAATGGAACTTGATTTGATGGCTACTTCCACGCCCCGGCGTAGGCGGTTAAAAGCTTTCATTGCCAATTGCGCTTGAGAAACCGGAATACTGGGCAGCATTGGAACACCACTTTCTCTCATCATTTTAAAAGCAATGGCCTTTTCATTGGTGGGCAATTTCATCAGCGTTGCAAAATAGACTTTCGGATTTTTAATGAAATCCTTTCTTGCTTTATAGGTCTCAGCGAAGTTTCGCTGGTAACCGAACGTCCTATCAAAAGTTTTTTCGCCACGTTCAAAAAACTGGTCACGGTCAAAACCACGTTTTACTTTCTTCCCGTGCATCTCGACTTCCGATGCCTTATGTTTACTCCCCGGAGAAAGACTAAACGTATTAGAAGCATCTTTCCGGCTTACAACGATATGGATATGGCTTTGGTTTCCCGCTTTTAGCATTCCCTGAACGATCCGCTTCCCATCCTGTTGATGGGGCGCCTCCCTTTCCAATTTGGAGATCTTTCGTTGTAGGGATTTAATTTCCCCCTCCCTACCCTGTGTTTTCAAGTGCCGGATCTCATTTTTAAGCTGAAGGATTTGAGTAGCATAGGGCTGGTTTTCTTTAATCTGCCAATCGGTTCCTTTAAAACTACGTTGGTGTTCTATTTTTGCGTAATACTTAATATCTTCAATACGAATAGGTCGTCCGTTGATTTCACGATTAAAGGAGGCTACATAATCCTTCATCAGTTCCCGGGTGTATCTTTTTAAATCTTCGCTGCTACTCTGCAATCGACTCAGCTCATATTTAGAAGGGCTGACCGTAATGGAATAAAATTTGGGTTCGGTCTTTTTGAGTTTAGCAGTGTTGCCATCAATTTCTTTGACTACTTCATCTGCGGAAATCTTATCCTCATATTGATTGAAAAAATGTTCCATTTCTGTAGGTTTCAAGCCTTCATTTTCTTTCTCCAGGTAACCGACAAAATCGCCTGAACTTTGTGAATAATTTCCTCCCATTTTTTGAGGTGTGATCGTGATGTACATAGCTCAAAAATTTAGTGTTCGTTATGATGGTTTTGCTTTTCCCGAAACCTTACTTTAGGTTGTTCTTCGGCATATTTCTTTTCCACAATCAAAGGTTTCTTTTTGGGTTCTTCTATTTCAAACAGCGATTGAATCATTGCTACAGTGGGTTTGGTTTGTGTCTTTTCCACGTCTCGCATTATGGCGATAACGGCATTAATTCTTTTTAAAAGTTTCGCTTCGATGGTCCTCCCCGTAGGTCCTAATTTTTCCTTTGGGGAGATCTCGTTATAGAAGAAAAAGTCGAGCATTGTTTCCAATGCTTCGGTGTGTGATTTGAAGTGTGTTTTTGAAAATTCCTGAAAACGTTTTGCCGTTTCATTTTTAAACCTAATGCCGATAAATGAGTCCATAGTTCGCCGATTTGTCGCAAATTATTCCCTAAAAATGGGCGTTTACAGGCCATTTGTCGCAAATTGTAGGAGGTTGGAAATTTTACATTTTTTCAAATTGCTGAATATCAATTATTTGAAAATAAAAAGGAGTGCTTAACATCGCATCGCGTGTTACCCTCTTGCTACTCCTTTTCGTCCCGCCCAGCGGGACAAAATTCCGTACAATCTGGCTCAAAGCCAATTGCCATTTTGAGGAAAATAATTTCCTGTTATGTTAATTTTCGATGGGCAGGGTTATCGGCGAAAGTCAAAAAATGGATAACCCTACGTAAAATTGAATGCTGAATTTCAGCTAACTAAAGATAATGATTTTTATGATATTAGAATTCATTAAATAAAAAAACACCACTAAAATATAGCGGTGTTTTATTCGTAATTTTTAAAATTCAAATGTTGAATACAAAAGTATAGGAATACAAATTCCGTATGGCTTCTTCTTCAATCATCGTTTCAAAACTGGTGTAATTTTCCTTGACGTATTTACGGATTTCATCCCCAAATTTTCGTTCCACATCTTTTTTAGAATCCTCTAAAAGTCGGTTTTGAGTTTCTTCGCTCAAGTCGGTAAAATTTAGATAAATCATAGCTTTCAATTTAAAGGATTCCGTTATCTGCAAAACTGTAGTAATCACCTTCAGGGGAAAGTATCAAATGATCTAAAACTTTGATATCAAACAACTCCCCAGCCTTTTTAATTTTTTGGGTCAGGCGTTTATCCGCTTCACTTGGTTTTAAAGTTCCACTCGGATGGTTATGTAATAAAATTACTGCGGTAGTGAGGCTCTTTAAGAGGACAGCAAATAAAATGCGGACATCCACTAAAGTACCGGTAATCCCCCCGTTGGAAACCTCATAAATCCCTTTGACTTTATTGGCATTATTGAGTAATAGTATTTTAAAGGTTTCGTGTAGTTCGATTGTTTCTTTGTTCCAATGGCTATAGGCTAAATCTGCCGCGCTTTGGGAACAGGTTATTTTGGGAAGTAAATTTGCTTTGGTGCTTCCGCTATAACTTATGGCTATTTCATTAACTTTGCTTTTCATTATTAGCTTATTTAAAGGGTTAATAATTAAAAGAGGGCGAAACTTTCGACGATGACGCCCTCTTTGCTTTTTAGGATTACTTATCGCTTTTGCTTCCTAGCAAAAGGATTTCATTGGCTTCAACCTCGGTTACATAGCGTTGGTTTCCGTCTTCGGTGGTATAGGTACGGGTTCGTAGTTTTCCCGTTAGGGCGATTTCCTTTCCTTTGCCTACATAATTTTCGATAATTTCAGCAGTCTTGCCCCAAGCTACAACCGTGTGCCAGTCGGTGGACTGTACTTTTTCACCCTTGTTGTTTTTGTAGTGTTCATTGGTAGCGATTGATAAACGGGCTACTTTTTTTCCGCTTTCAAGGTTGGTAATGGTCGGTTCTTGCCCAACGTTTCCGATTAACTGTACGTGATTTTTTAAAGTACTCATAACTAAGAAATTTAAAGATTAATAATACTATCTGAACCATTCAGAAAGTTTGCGTTTCTATTTTTTTGAAGTGATTTACTTATTATATCTTGAGCGTTTTCCTTTTTTGTTTTTTTGGTGCCGCCTCCTTTTTGATGTTTTTGTACGATTTCATAAGCTTCATTTTAGATTTACTTCCCATAGCGCCCTCGCTGTTACCTTTTTTTGTTGCTGATACATTTTCAATATTTGGAATTGATAAGGATTTATAAAAAGGAGGCACGACTGGCTTATGCAGTCCGTTCAACTTCCAAATGTTGGTATTTTGCTGTCAAAAAAAGGGAGGGACAGTGAGGGTACGGGAGTAGGTCTAAAGGCTTTTGTGAAGTACCAATACATAGGAAGCGGCACCAAATGATTAAATGGAATTCCAATTTAGCGGACTCCGTTCCCGATTTCGGATTGGAAATGCAGTGCTCCTTTCCAGTCACGATAGCTATTAGGGACGGCAAGAGTTAACAGAGTGGAAAGGAGAAATTGGTGATGGTGTCCAAG from Zunongwangia profunda SM-A87 harbors:
- a CDS encoding type I restriction endonuclease subunit R, with the protein product MNNQTNEQALEAAIQKCLTGVSLETLKEEGTSVAEANAVYRTRNGYYNGDRSHFDSKYALDTERFWDFLESTQEEELNKLKRSNDWKLKILQRLDRIVKKQGVLHVLKKGLGVDDAHFTLLFPLPLGSSSARVAKDFDSNQFSVTRQVPYSESNPREEIDMVIFVNGLPLITLELKNQWTGQNARLHGQNQYRKQRDPKEPLLNFGRCLVHMTADTDEVFMTTKLNSTDTFFLPFNQGYENGKGNPPNPFGHKTAYLWEEVFKPKSIANIIQHFVRLDGKSKDPINKRTLFFPRYHQMRVVRKIMAHVSENGTGFRYLIQHSAGSGKSNSITWAAYQLIEAYPENEQAAGKKAIDKPIFDSVIVVTDRRLLDRQIRENIRSFSEVKNIVAPAYSSRGLKDSLEQGKKIIITTIQKFPFIVEGISDLSDKRFAVIIDEAHSSQSGTTADNLNRAIGQESTEAEAEDVQDKIAQVMQSRKMQTNASYLAFTATPKNSTLEKFGMPQEDGSFEPFDLYAMKQAIEEGFILDVLNNYTTFKSYYRLTKSAEENPIFDTKKAQKKLKAFVEKDQQTIDTKAEVMLDHFTKHFVQKKKLKGKAKAMFVTQSIESAVRYFKAIQRLLEERGNPFGAICAFSGEKEVDGISLTEESVNNLPAHLDTAKSSDPDYIQDKIARYFDMDHYRILVVANKYLTGFDQPKLCAMYVDKKLQGVLAVQALSRLNRSAPKLGKKTEDIFVLDFFNDKEDIKKAFDPYYTVATLSSATDVNVLHDAKMILDEEGVYEWSEVELFNDLFFSNADTETLGAALSKPQARFDVELQLEQKQKADYKIKARQFVKIYGQVAALLDFNNPEWEMLYWFLKFLIPKMIVKDPDEDDLDKLLDAVDLATYGLEQRDKIGVKIGLDESDSELDPQNSSIRGAHGENEEDELEAIIKTFNERYFHGWDATPEEQRVKMLSLQKFVEAHPDFEEKVKQNPDEQNSDIALRRIIQEVLSRQRKNELELYKLHTQDSAFQQAFFDTLKRMVQLDVPTNK
- a CDS encoding PP2C family protein-serine/threonine phosphatase → MKSKVISHIGKRETNQDRILAEKIGTDSYLYIVADGMGGYDNGDIAAEMIIDSLTTFLSNSDQFNVNVIQKAINKANLALRQYQEQHQSKLGSTLGGILISKKTAKTFWVGDVKILHYSKGKLCFESKSHNLSSELSETDNSNGRVNLSKYNHLVTRSIQGDVKKSLPSYQELLLNKEDKLFICSDGVHNIIDSHTLQFLFNNEDSTDSLIDTIEQRLQKEANDNASLILIEGFD
- a CDS encoding type IV secretory system conjugative DNA transfer family protein, with protein sequence MYVDHLFTVLSIIGLTSALFFGGYKISNYAFWVNNLLLFALSYFLQASNNLILVLLNVACPLLLINTSLYVFLHKRENSKNSNHRYQVDFKTTNGDFKLDNIKRGASIIGSAGSGKTESVVYGFLKHFRKEGFCGIIHDYKDFELTEMAYPLFKEGDVPFKVISFDRIIHRVNPIAPRYLENEESVNEVSRVIIENLLEQRESGTSGTTKFFNDAAEGLIGGLIWKLKTTYPQFCTLPHLIAIYQYLDTDSLIKFLETNTTSRAMADAFISGKDSERQTAGVKSTLANALKRISTQRIFMALSADEVPLNINSEENPAVISIVNNPKFETSYSPVIATIVHTIIKQMSVRGQRPSFLLMEEAPTIRLLNMHRIPATLRSYNISTVYVMQDKIQNDMMYGDKASKAILSNLSYQFFGKVNDPDTAKYYERFFEIIKDPTKSVSRGHNLDFDTRITTGEKEIPKIRADVFFRLKQGEFITYADGEDKKVQFKLAKIKRGLPEESKQFSQTDLETNFERIYEEARSIFE
- the mobB gene encoding MobB family relaxase; the encoded protein is MYITITPQKMGGNYSQSSGDFVGYLEKENEGLKPTEMEHFFNQYEDKISADEVVKEIDGNTAKLKKTEPKFYSITVSPSKYELSRLQSSSEDLKRYTRELMKDYVASFNREINGRPIRIEDIKYYAKIEHQRSFKGTDWQIKENQPYATQILQLKNEIRHLKTQGREGEIKSLQRKISKLEREAPHQQDGKRIVQGMLKAGNQSHIHIVVSRKDASNTFSLSPGSKHKASEVEMHGKKVKRGFDRDQFFERGEKTFDRTFGYQRNFAETYKARKDFIKNPKVYFATLMKLPTNEKAIAFKMMRESGVPMLPSIPVSQAQLAMKAFNRLRRGVEVAIKSSSIGI
- a CDS encoding BfmA/BtgA family mobilization protein — encoded protein: MDSFIGIRFKNETAKRFQEFSKTHFKSHTEALETMLDFFFYNEISPKEKLGPTGRTIEAKLLKRINAVIAIMRDVEKTQTKPTVAMIQSLFEIEEPKKKPLIVEKKYAEEQPKVRFREKQNHHNEH
- a CDS encoding JAB domain-containing protein, encoding MKSKVNEIAISYSGSTKANLLPKITCSQSAADLAYSHWNKETIELHETFKILLLNNANKVKGIYEVSNGGITGTLVDVRILFAVLLKSLTTAVILLHNHPSGTLKPSEADKRLTQKIKKAGELFDIKVLDHLILSPEGDYYSFADNGIL
- a CDS encoding single-stranded DNA-binding protein — protein: MSTLKNHVQLIGNVGQEPTITNLESGKKVARLSIATNEHYKNNKGEKVQSTDWHTVVAWGKTAEIIENYVGKGKEIALTGKLRTRTYTTEDGNQRYVTEVEANEILLLGSKSDK